The genomic segment CGATCAGGAGTTCGGGACCGCACGACAGGGCCATGGCGATCATGGCGCGCTGCCGCATGCCGCCGGATAGCTCGTGAGGATACTCGTCCACCCGTTGCTGGGGGCCGGGGATGCCGACTTCGGACAGGGCCTCCACCGCGCGGGCACGGGCGGCCTGGCGGTCCATGCCGTGGTGCAGGCGCAGCGCCTCGCCGATCTGACTGCCCACGGTGTATACAGGGTTGAGGGCGGTCATGGGCTCCTGGAAGATCATGGAGATCCTGCGGCCCCGGATCCGGCGCATGGCGTCGCCCCCCGGTTCGAGTTCGTGTATGTCGACGGTCGCCCCGTTTCCCCTTTCATGATAGGTGATCTTTCCTTCCACGTACCCGGGTTTCGGAACCAGCCGCATGAGGGAGAGGCCCATCATGCTTTTTCCGCACCCGCTCTCACCCACCACGCCAAGGGTTCTGCCCCGCCTGATCCGGAACGAGACGTCACGCACGGCCCGGACGGGACCGTCGTCTGTGGGGATCACGGCTGACAGGTGTGAAACATCAAGGAGAAGGTCTTGCATACAGGGTCATTTTAACGGCCTCTTCGAAGGTCTGTCAAGGTGATACCGCCTACTGCCACAACCGGAATATCGAAGAGAGGTGGCCGCCGGAATATTGAAGAGACGTGGCCGATGGATTGTAAGCAATAAAACTGTGTACACTCATTTAACGCGATCGTATTTACTATAGTCGTACTTAACTATAGCTGTATTTACCCAGGTTAACCGAAGGAGTCGAATATGCACGCGTCAGAGACGGCCATGAAAGCCTGGTCTCGCCGGGGCTTCATGAAAGGCGCTTTGGCGGCCGGAACGGCCGGCATCGCCCTGTCCATGTCGGACCGAATGGCCATGGCCACGCAGTTGATCACGGGCGGAAAGCCCAGCATCGAAGCCATCAGGGGTGTGGGTGTGCAGCCGGGTCTCGTACGCATGAGCCTGAATGAGAACCCGTTGGGACCGTCGCCCCGGGCCATCGAGGCCATGGCGAACCGGATGTTCGGCGTCAACCGCTACGGTACGGACCTGAGCGATCTGATGCAGGCCCTGTCGACCTTCGACGGAGTGGAACTGCCCGAGCCGGACAATTCCATGCGGCGCTCGTTTTTCAGGCCGCCTCCCGGTCCCTTCATGTTGACTCCGGGATCCAGTCTCATCCTGGACCTGCTCTGCCTGGCCTATCTCAGTCGCAACGGCGGCGAAGTCATCGAAGCGGAATATGGATACGGGTCCATTTCCCGTTCCGCCAGTGATTACAACGACATGTTCGGCGTCGACGTCAACATCATCCGGGCGCCGATGACGCCGGAATACAAGCACGACCTCGATGGAATGGCCGCCCTGGCGTCCGACAGGACGTCGCTGGTCGTCATAACCAATCCGAACAACCCCACGGGAACGCTGCTGCAACCCGACGAAATCGAAGCCTTCATCAACAAACTCCCGGCTACCGCCATCGTGGTCATCGACGAGGCTTACCTGCACTTCGTGGAGCAGGATCCGATTCCCTCGGCGGTTCCGCTGGCGGTCAAATACGACAACGTGGCCGTGGTCAGGACCTTCTCGAAGGCATATGCGCTGGCGGCCGTGAGGCTGGGGTACTGCGTCGCCTCGCAGAAGATTCAGGACGAAATGCGGAAATACTACCAGGAGTCGCCGAACGCCCTGGCCACCGTGGCCGGCGCCGCCGCGGTACGCGACCTGGAGCACCTGCAGAAGTCCCGTGAGGCGGTCTGGGATTTCAAGAAGCGGTGTTACGCCACTTTCGACGAGATGGGGATCGAATACCTGCCGTCCCAGGGCACCTTCGTGATGGCCGATTTGAAACGCCCGGCCATGCAGGTGGTCCGGGAAATGCGCGCGAGAAACGTCTGGATCAGTTCCCGGCGGCAGCGGGAGTTCCGTACCTGGATCAGAGTCTCCGCGGGTACGGAAGCGGAAACCGAAGTCTTCCTCCAGACCCTCAAAGACGTGCTGGCCAAGTCCAGCTAAGTCCTTCAGGTTTCTGACCGTTAATTACAAAAGCCCGGCGGGGCGATCTCCGCCGGGCTTTTTTGTTGCCGAAGTGTTCAGGTCAACAGGCTCGTTCTATACCAGGTTTCGGTTCTCCGCCCTCAACCAGTCTATTTCTCGCGACATAACTTCCAGGTCCCCCCGACGAAAACAGGTACTCCAGGGTTCGACGCCTGATCTCCCCAACGTCGATATCCTTGAAATCTCCGTTTCCTGGAGGTCGTGGAGGGCATGAATCACGCCATCCGGGCTGAACTCACCGTAAGCCTCGCACAACACATGCAGTCGTTTCCGTAATTCAGGCGGTTCCTCGAAACCGGCTTTCGGCCAGAAATCGTCGCCACGCAGCGGTACAGCATGCCAGGCGAGCTGTGCGATATCCGTAATCGTCTCGCCAGGTTCAGCAAAATCCCAGTCTATGACGCCCTGCAGTACGTCATCCAACCAGATGGTATTCCAGGGCCCAAGATCACCGTGTCGTACGATCAACCCGGGTTGCCATCGCAGATCCGGAACACACCATCCCGTTTCGTCTGTAGGGATGTAATCCTTTATTGCAAGATGGTAGGATTGCAAAAATCCTGATATCTGTTCAAGACCGCTGTCCGTCCGCAGTACTTCTGGCCACGGCCTGGTTCCGGATTCCCCTTCAATCCAGGAAAGAGTTTCATATTCGTCGTCTACCCCGATCAACCGGGGAACGCCCTGAAAACCTGTATCTTCAAGATACCTCAGCAGGCCGTGTACTGCGGGTGTCCATCGATTGACGGGACGGCGTAGCGTATCACCGATGCGTTCGACGGCGTGAAAGGTCCCGCGATATGGTTTTTTGGATGAAGCCATTTTCGCTCAATAAGAAATCGGGGACGTGAGATGCATCTCTCGCCCCCGAATTGCGATCTTCTTCCTGCCTGTAGTACTTCCGGCTTAACGCCCTTTCGTTAACGCCTCTTCGACGATTCCACGGTTTCATCGAGATCGGGTGCCGTTACCGGCTCCTCGTCCGACGTTTCCGACCCGTCCGAGCCGTCTACCGCTGCGACGCCGTTGCCATCCGTGGACGGCGTTTCAGCTGTCGCTTCTTCCGCCGATGGCTTCTCCGTATCGCCCTCGCCGTCCTCTTGCGCGACATCCTTCGATTCGGCAGCGCCCTCGCCGTCGTCTTGCGCGACATCCTTCTGCGCCTCCTCTGCGGCGCTCTCGCCGTCCTCTTGCGCGACATTCTTCGTTCCGCCGTTGGCATCTTCCTTCGGAGGCAGGGTCTTGCCTTCGATGAGCGCGGCCACCTCGTCCCGGGAGAGTGTATCCCGTTCCAGGAGGGCCTTGGCTACGACGTGTAGCTGGGGTTCGTACTCCTTGAGCAGTTTTTCCACACGTTCTCCCGCCTCGGTCACGAAACGCTGGATCTCCTGGTCGATGCGATGGGCAGTGGTCTCGCTGTAGTTGGGCTGGTGGGCGATGTCCCGGCCGAGGAAGACCTCGTGCTCCTTCTCGCCCAGCGCCGTGGCGCCGAGTTCCTCGCTCATCCCCCAGTCGCAGACCATGTGGCGGCTGATGCGGGTGACCTGCTCGATGTCGCTCTGCGCGCCGGAGGTCACTTCGCCGAAGACGATCTGTTCGGCCGCCCGGCCGCCCAGGGCCGCGGCCATCGTGCCCAGGCAGTAGGAACGGGACTGGAGGTAGCGTTCCTCCGGCAGGGGGATGGTCACGCCAAGGCCCCGGCCCTGCGGCAGGATCGTCACCTTGTGCAG from the Gemmatimonadota bacterium genome contains:
- a CDS encoding ABC transporter ATP-binding protein, which codes for MQDLLLDVSHLSAVIPTDDGPVRAVRDVSFRIRRGRTLGVVGESGCGKSMMGLSLMRLVPKPGYVEGKITYHERGNGATVDIHELEPGGDAMRRIRGRRISMIFQEPMTALNPVYTVGSQIGEALRLHHGMDRQAARARAVEALSEVGIPGPQQRVDEYPHELSGGMRQRAMIAMALSCGPELLIADEPTTALDVTIQAQILDLLKELKDNLNMAIVMITHDLGVIADMADEIMIMYAGQVVETGSPERIFYQPAHPYTRGLLESAPRINREKSTKLSTIPGTVPSPLNLPEGCAFAPRCRYATEQCTSMPPVEETEPGHSVRCWHADRVALDS
- a CDS encoding phosphotransferase, which translates into the protein MASSKKPYRGTFHAVERIGDTLRRPVNRWTPAVHGLLRYLEDTGFQGVPRLIGVDDEYETLSWIEGESGTRPWPEVLRTDSGLEQISGFLQSYHLAIKDYIPTDETGWCVPDLRWQPGLIVRHGDLGPWNTIWLDDVLQGVIDWDFAEPGETITDIAQLAWHAVPLRGDDFWPKAGFEEPPELRKRLHVLCEAYGEFSPDGVIHALHDLQETEISRISTLGRSGVEPWSTCFRRGDLEVMSREIDWLRAENRNLV
- a CDS encoding aminotransferase class I/II-fold pyridoxal phosphate-dependent enzyme, with the protein product MHASETAMKAWSRRGFMKGALAAGTAGIALSMSDRMAMATQLITGGKPSIEAIRGVGVQPGLVRMSLNENPLGPSPRAIEAMANRMFGVNRYGTDLSDLMQALSTFDGVELPEPDNSMRRSFFRPPPGPFMLTPGSSLILDLLCLAYLSRNGGEVIEAEYGYGSISRSASDYNDMFGVDVNIIRAPMTPEYKHDLDGMAALASDRTSLVVITNPNNPTGTLLQPDEIEAFINKLPATAIVVIDEAYLHFVEQDPIPSAVPLAVKYDNVAVVRTFSKAYALAAVRLGYCVASQKIQDEMRKYYQESPNALATVAGAAAVRDLEHLQKSREAVWDFKKRCYATFDEMGIEYLPSQGTFVMADLKRPAMQVVREMRARNVWISSRRQREFRTWIRVSAGTEAETEVFLQTLKDVLAKSS